The following are encoded in a window of Chloroflexota bacterium genomic DNA:
- a CDS encoding molybdopterin-dependent oxidoreductase: protein MSRRAFIGISAAAAAVLTAIMVIKRPKPGEPPEKEATEGVETSQLVATSCLNCPTRCAINVRVVNGKAVRISGNPKSDYTEGKTCPRSHVGLQVLYNPDRFKTTPLVRKTGSAKGRGTNFENDFDQISWDEAIGKIAEKLKGISPEKLLVLQGLNTTSNEDLIRQFAGIYGTNNLFPKLFYEEGLETDADRKGKRMADGGDNSGYELQSQDGTSTKYILAFGAGIVESERPLARNLHLWGELRRGMPNRNRVVVVDPRYSVTAAKADEWIPINPGTEGALAMAIANVIISEGLVDKDFVNDTYTSGFANYEKVARSARFSPENVAKITGVDAGVIRRIAMEFAQSKPAVAWSGEAATSWPYGSYTSHAIYCLNALVGSIDVKGGIVYQEYPDYSPPPVPAAVLAGVDFRKLDDLIQSKAIQAAVGFNSNLIMSVPGSKKWEEALKNPESLPYYVHIGPARNEMAAYADIILPSCTYLEEWGYESALPGSGYAEARIKQPVLSAPLYESRAIARIMFDLAEEMGSPVADPFMAISDNADRFAEEFAKYRTGTLKSWDDFKADGVWEGPGYTYEKWASIFINTPSGKFEFQSTHLEKLLNVKLPGEDTERPFMLAIYRPVLEIRSGTQNTPWAQEMFLVMHGRGWDNLVEMNREAADEFGIGDGDTVVVESDFGEIQAKARVFEGILPGAVAIATGQGHYASGRWADGIGVNPNEIIGTEYDEESGQPSFFSTRVKIRKA, encoded by the coding sequence GTGAGCCGGAGGGCCTTTATTGGTATTTCAGCAGCCGCTGCAGCGGTGCTCACCGCTATCATGGTGATCAAACGCCCCAAGCCCGGTGAGCCTCCTGAAAAGGAAGCTACCGAGGGGGTTGAGACTTCACAACTGGTTGCCACATCCTGTCTGAACTGTCCCACTCGCTGCGCCATTAATGTCAGGGTGGTCAATGGCAAAGCAGTCAGGATATCCGGCAACCCCAAGTCCGATTACACCGAGGGTAAGACCTGTCCCCGGTCGCATGTCGGGCTTCAAGTCCTCTATAACCCGGACCGATTCAAGACGACTCCGCTGGTGAGAAAGACCGGTTCTGCCAAGGGAAGAGGGACAAATTTCGAGAACGATTTTGATCAGATATCGTGGGATGAGGCAATTGGGAAGATTGCCGAAAAGCTGAAGGGCATCTCTCCCGAGAAGCTGCTTGTCCTTCAAGGATTGAATACCACCAGTAATGAGGACTTGATTCGCCAGTTTGCCGGAATCTACGGAACCAACAATCTGTTCCCTAAGCTGTTCTATGAAGAAGGATTGGAAACGGATGCTGACCGGAAAGGCAAACGGATGGCTGACGGGGGGGACAACAGTGGCTATGAACTCCAGTCGCAGGATGGGACTTCCACGAAATATATTCTGGCCTTTGGCGCTGGCATCGTAGAGTCTGAGAGACCGCTGGCGCGAAATCTGCACCTGTGGGGCGAGTTGCGCCGGGGCATGCCGAACAGGAATAGGGTGGTTGTCGTTGACCCGCGTTATTCGGTCACCGCTGCCAAAGCAGATGAATGGATACCCATCAACCCGGGCACCGAAGGCGCCCTGGCTATGGCCATAGCCAATGTCATCATCAGCGAAGGACTTGTTGACAAAGACTTTGTTAACGACACGTATACATCTGGATTCGCCAACTATGAGAAAGTGGCGAGAAGTGCCAGGTTCAGCCCTGAGAACGTGGCGAAGATAACCGGTGTGGATGCTGGGGTTATCCGCCGGATAGCCATGGAGTTCGCTCAATCCAAACCCGCTGTTGCCTGGAGTGGTGAGGCAGCTACCAGTTGGCCTTACGGTTCCTATACCAGCCATGCCATATACTGCCTCAATGCCTTGGTGGGCAGTATCGATGTTAAGGGCGGGATCGTCTATCAGGAGTATCCGGATTACAGCCCTCCACCTGTGCCTGCTGCAGTGTTGGCAGGAGTAGATTTCCGCAAGTTGGATGACCTGATACAAAGCAAGGCAATCCAGGCAGCCGTGGGCTTCAACAGTAATCTTATTATGTCGGTCCCAGGGAGCAAGAAGTGGGAGGAGGCTCTGAAGAATCCAGAGAGCCTGCCTTACTATGTTCATATCGGGCCGGCCAGGAACGAGATGGCGGCTTATGCTGACATTATTCTCCCGTCGTGCACCTACCTTGAGGAGTGGGGCTACGAAAGCGCCCTGCCCGGCTCTGGCTATGCCGAGGCGAGGATAAAACAACCTGTGCTCTCAGCACCACTATACGAGTCAAGGGCCATCGCCAGGATCATGTTTGATCTGGCTGAGGAAATGGGGTCGCCGGTGGCCGATCCCTTCATGGCGATATCGGATAATGCAGACCGGTTTGCGGAGGAATTTGCCAAGTATCGCACCGGGACGCTTAAATCGTGGGATGACTTCAAGGCGGATGGCGTTTGGGAAGGCCCGGGTTATACATATGAGAAATGGGCCAGTATATTCATCAATACACCTTCTGGAAAATTTGAATTCCAGTCGACTCACCTGGAGAAACTGCTCAATGTGAAGCTTCCCGGTGAAGACACGGAGCGTCCCTTTATGCTGGCAATATACCGGCCGGTGCTGGAAATCCGGAGCGGGACGCAGAATACCCCCTGGGCTCAAGAGATGTTCTTGGTGATGCACGGCCGTGGTTGGGATAACTTAGTGGAGATGAACCGTGAGGCTGCTGATGAGTTTGGGATTGGAGATGGCGATACAGTAGTGGTCGAGTCAGATTTCGGTGAGATACAGGCCAAGGCCAGAGTATTCGAAGGCATCCTTCCGGGTGCTGTTGCCATTGCCACCGGCCAGGGACACTATGCCTCTGGAAGATGGGCGGATGGCATTGGTGTGAACCCGAATGAGATCATTGGCACCGAGTACGACGAGGAAAGCGGACAGCCATCCTTCTTCAGCACCAGGGTGAAGATCCGCAAAGCGTGA
- a CDS encoding acyl-CoA dehydratase activase, translated as MIVAGCDVGALTAKAVVMKDGVILGSEIVRSRARAVQSATDVMDRLLGKLGLSWKDIDCCVSTGYGRNSLPFAHGNVSEISCHGRGAHWLTPTIRTIIDGGGQDCKAIRVDENGFLEDFRMNLKCAAGTGRSLELMAESLGVDVSQLGPLSLQASHPISLKKPCCILTQIEIRNLVFEGRNRADIAAGINDITARQILHLVRDLGVENDVGVTGGIAKNIGLVGCLERALGTEFVQFREDPQIIGAIGAALFATDRVEKCGSSRLMT; from the coding sequence ATGATTGTTGCTGGATGCGATGTTGGCGCGCTGACCGCCAAAGCGGTGGTCATGAAGGACGGTGTTATCCTGGGGTCTGAGATAGTCCGGTCGAGAGCCAGGGCTGTTCAGTCAGCCACCGATGTCATGGACAGGCTGCTCGGGAAGCTAGGCCTTTCCTGGAAGGATATCGACTGCTGCGTGAGCACCGGGTATGGGCGCAACAGCCTGCCCTTTGCCCACGGCAATGTCAGCGAGATATCCTGCCACGGGAGAGGGGCCCACTGGCTGACACCAACCATAAGAACGATCATTGATGGTGGCGGCCAGGACTGCAAAGCCATAAGAGTCGATGAGAACGGCTTTTTGGAGGACTTCCGTATGAACCTGAAGTGCGCTGCCGGAACAGGTAGGTCACTGGAACTCATGGCAGAGAGTCTTGGTGTTGATGTCTCTCAACTGGGGCCTCTCTCGCTTCAGGCGTCCCATCCGATCAGTTTGAAAAAACCCTGCTGTATCCTGACCCAGATTGAGATCAGGAACCTGGTCTTTGAAGGGAGAAACAGGGCTGACATCGCCGCCGGAATCAACGATATCACAGCGCGCCAGATTCTCCATTTGGTACGTGATCTGGGCGTTGAGAATGATGTCGGGGTTACAGGGGGTATTGCCAAGAACATCGGCCTGGTCGGGTGTCTGGAGCGGGCGCTGGGGACAGAGTTCGTTCAGTTTCGGGAAGACCCTCAGATTATCGGGGCCATCGGGGCGGCCCTTTTCGCTACTGATAGAGTCGAAAAGTGTGGCAGTTCCAGGCTGATGACATGA